One segment of Cynocephalus volans isolate mCynVol1 chromosome 8, mCynVol1.pri, whole genome shotgun sequence DNA contains the following:
- the DUSP12 gene encoding dual specificity protein phosphatase 12, translating into MLEAQGPSSSGANSAWQMLEVRPGLYLGGVAAVAEPDQLREAGITAVLTVDSEEPGFKAGAGVEGLRSLFVPALDKPETDLLSHLDRCVAFIGQTCTEGRAVLVHCHAGVSRSVAIVTAFLMKTDQLTFEQAYENVQAIKPEAKMNEGFEWQLKLYQAMGYEVDTSSAIYKQYRLQKVTEKYPELQNLPQELFAVDPTTISQGLKDEVLYKCRKCRRSLFRSSSILDHKEGSGPIAFAHKRMTTPFMLTTGSQAQCTSYFIEPVQWMESTLLGVMDGQLLCPKCSAKLGSFNWYGEQCSCGRWITPAFQIHKNRVDEMKVLPVLGSQTRKI; encoded by the exons ATGTTGGAGGCTCAAGGCCCGAGCTCCAGCGGGGCTAACTCCGCCTGGCAGATGCTGGAAGTGCGGCCGGGGCTATACCTAGGTGGAGTCGCGGCTGTCGCGGAGCCGGACCAGCTGAGGGAAGCAGGCATCACGGCTGTGCTGACGGTGGACTCGGAAGAGCCCGGCTTCAAGGCAGGGGCTGGGGTCGAGGGTCTCCGGAGCCTCTTCGTGCCAGCGCTGGACAAACCCGAGACCGATCTGCTCAGCCATCTGGACCGGTGCGTGGCCTTCATCGGCCAGACCTGCACCGAGGGCCGTGCGGTGTTGGTGCACTG TCATGCAGGAGTCAGTCGAAGTGTTGCTATAGTGACTGCTTTTTTGATGAAGACTGACCAACTTACTTTTGAACAAGCCTATGAAAACGTCCAGGCTATCAAACCAGAGGCTAA GATGAATGAGGGGTTTGAGTGGCAACTGAAATTATACCAGGCAATGGGATATGAAGTGGATACCTCTAGTGCAATTTATAAGCAATATCGTTTACAAAAGGTTACAGAGAAGTATCCAG AATTGCAGAATTTACCTCAAGAACTCTTTGCTGTTGACCCAACCACCATTTCACAGGGATTGAAAGATGAAGTTCTCTACAAATGTAGGAAGTGCAG GCGATCCTTATTTCGAAGTTCTAGTATTTTGGATCATAAGGAAGGAAGTGGGCCTATAGCCTTTGCCCATAAGAGAATGACAACACCTTTCATGCTTACCACAGGGAGTCAGGCTCAATGTACATCTTATTTCATTGAACCTGTACAGTGGATGGAATCCACTTTGTTGGGAGTGATGGACGGCCAG cttctttgcccaaaATGCAGTGCCAAGTTGGGTTCCTTCAATTGGTATGGTGAACAGTGCTCGTGTGGTAGATGGATAACACCTGCTTTTCAAATACATAAGAATAGAGTGGATGAAATGAAAGTGCTGCCAGTTTTGGGatcacaaacaagaaaaatatga